ctcctggtgtcaggaggcggccctacggttttaccgacactgtggaattctgggaatgtACGTTTCTAGGGTTctgggaggggttaccgactgtcaggggggcgccaccgtcaACTTTGACGGGGCGGGTTTTcagccgttcgtatttcgaattgaaatacgaagtttcaaaaacccgcggcccgcgaaaatgaaaatgagctgttagaaaaatgtatgttatacaaagaaataaataaataaataaataaaaactagaaaagattctttctaaatttttccccacccgattcctatttaataataattaaaaaataaaagaagtaaatatttaaaaagaaggacacaaatatttattttttgaaaaaaaattttttttttattaaataacttaaaactaaatacaattttttaaaaataataatcttaaatctaaaatattttttaatatttaaacttaGAACTACGGGAAGGGATAATGcaaaaagaagaaataatacaaaaatttattttaaacattttttttattaaacaaacTTAAAGctgaaatacattttttttcttctaataataatcatcttaaatctaaaataatttcctaACTCAATATTGTAACTTAAACTAAGGGTAGTAAATAAAggttataaacaaaaaaaaaatacagagaaatatttattttcgaaatttttttttattaaatcaacttaaaactaaaatacaggttttttttttttatttatttttttttatattataatttatttgttttttttcttataaaatgtgaaaactaagggaaataaattgaggggggaatgaataaaagtagaaacaagaaaatatttattgtaaaaattttattttaaaaaaccttAATcgatattacattttttaaaatttttttttttaatttattattaggggggggggggcagtggCCTCAGTCCCACTGTTCAAGGGACCAGTCCTCCTGGGTCAGGTCGGGCTGGGCGGGCTCGTCCCCGAAGAGGACCCTGCGCGCACAGGCATCCTCCACGTCGTACAGGGTGAGCACCTGCTCACCCTCGGCCTCCAACTCCCGCGCCTCGCGCCTCAGAGCGCGGATCCAGTGGGCTCTTGGGGTGTCCGGTCCGACACCTCCCTCCCAGCGAGCTCCACactgaaatagaaaaaaacacattaatattaataggaaaaaatatttataggaaAATGAGGAAGGAAGGGGGTATTTTAGGAGAGGAATAGACCGATGGGAATGAGAGGAATAGGATAGAGGGGATAAAgggaatagagagagagagagagggagagagagagagagagagagagagagagagagagagagagagagagagagagagagagggagagagagagagagagagagagagagagacagagagagagagacagagagaccaAACTCACCAGGTAAGCCTCATCCTCCGAATCCGCCAACCATTTGGCGGCCCTGTCATGGAgatcctggatggcgaaaatattttccccatCCAGGGTTTCGCCCTCCGTATCCTCCCAGCGCAGCCACTCGTTGGCTGCCCTGAGGTATCCCCTCTCCCTCCGTATGGCCTGcatctgtaaaataaaaaaaaacacgattaattaaaaaattagatcaacaaaaacacgaaaaaatcaaaaaaaactaaaacaaacaaaaaagaatttaaaaactgaaaactaaaacaagcgaaaaaatcaaaaactaatacaaaaacgaacgaaaaaaatacgcggatttgaaagaaaaaaaaacgcgaaacttATACCCCGCACCAAGAagatattcaaaaatattaaaaaacacACGAGAAAACATAGAAAATGAAGCAcggacgcgaaaaactgaaaattaaaaacgcgaaacacatATCAAAAACCGCGAGAAAAACGACATAAaccaaaaaccgcgaaacccaacgaaaaacatgcaaaaaataaatattcaaaaacttACCTCGCGGGCCAAGTGCTCCTGGCACGTTCCTTGACAGGTgactttcaccatttttttttttttttttattaaaaaaacacaaaaaaacacaaaaacgGAACGAGACTCTAGTCCTCGGGGATGGTGatggtgaaagagggcgagtagtggaacctcacggtttatataacttctgccccactattcgccctcaaccctctaaaccgtaagttagagggagatgGGGGTAAGGATTTATGtaggaaagacgaggaaaaagtcaaaattgttctctaaaccctctaaacaacgagatggaaagagacaataaacgaaagacTGCAGGAcgccgacgaagaagaagcgagagagaaatttctcctagcttctacgagaaaaaaaagggctggggacaggagagggaatattgggtcttgcctagcaataaaaaaaagtcaagactcacaggtaatgcaataaaatgtatgacttttatttcagctatccaaaaaaaatacaaaaatgtttaataaatttttaagccgaacggttactgggtgataacggggtgaaatcaagactctggatgaccaatccttcatcatcatcatccccgctttgatccaattgcatcgcaatttgatcaagctctttttggcgctgcgttggagcccatcgcccttcgtaatcgtcctcgcgattcctttgttctagattcgcgcccaacgcgactagaacggcctcgatttcctcgatagtttttcgcggttctgaaacaaaaaaaaacaatacaagattagcttaagtcaatctaatctaaaaattcgtatgattgattgattaagtacttacttgtaggggttgaggccgcgaaattcaatgatccatgctgagcatcttcaccctcgcgttccaggattaaattaattaccgatggagtgctgggaatgatctcgatcgatgaatccaattccatcatgggctcagggatgatatccttcgatgtgttgtccttggatcgattgttttctgattcgcgagctctaaattgtctttgtttttccttagctagttcgcgacgtttttcgcgagcgataaagtcagccttctttttttccgcgagttttgaacgtttttcgcgagcctgtatttttttcagatcctttttcttttcaatatagttcacttgattgaataaatcaagatctTGTTCTAGCATATTAATCcacaactttttttcctctgggctcacttgcacgatttcacttgtttttttattattgactttcaggattttagagccactttgagtgctaccggctgatttatggcccaatcgtctggttgagttttttttcttcatcttttcaaccgtttggaggtcaaagtcaatatttatgacaggggctgtcttggaaatttcacgtcgttggagtttcacttttttcactattttttcaattgatcttttctcatcactgttatattgcactacacgatcactaattatcttaattccgttttgattggccttgtttccaccatatttagattttttaggtttaaaagttccaggctgataacctgattgataactggattttggagatgagttcatttgacttgatgtcattttgacgtaaaaaacgtaaatgcagtaaaatgatctcactggggtccttgatgcatccctagtttagaggaggaggggctaagttttccacacttttttgaagatttgcccttggtggggggtcctttgcatacctgatgggggcggatgctcgagttttccttttttttcgcccccccccccacttgttttgcatttgttggctattgaaaggaaaggtcaatgattggcccatttcctttcttgtagaccaatgtctcctcccccgcagggagataatattcttcctcacacgccctaaaaaagtagtaccaatagagtttttcccccactcctgctttgcataatcttgtgtgttctatgcagtcgaaaaaaccatttgacttcgacattttatataataatacatcactattatgcacaattgctttagtaaccacagccaaagtttttgcatttttcgcatatttcttttcatttaataaattcgcgattgcaatgcttctcagtgatggaggattatatctcatttgaaaattcgattcgatttctttattagattctgcaggttcttcattctaacatactttaaaagtcgtacacatgtctatgccctcatcttgagagtgtaatttatccctgcgatatctgatatggattttattccatatttcaccgagaaatttatatttgcatacacaagaaggatcaacaaggaaatcttccacttcgcattccaatcctgaccctatcgcgattttccgcgcttttgttggactgcacatgtcatcactatctaggtaatcatcatcggtatatttatcaacacatacgcgtactcttttctggcgaaattgaggcttttgtcgcccctcatacgattcgcgacccgcgagatattttttaagggactctaaatcgtaactttcaaagtttttagacatttttactattgcaatgccttttaacgaatgacaacaaacgcgtcactcgatttaacaaaaaaaatcggtataggaaggttccatggtaagagtgggggtaccgcgcaacatacaaaaaccgcgaaagtggggcgcatgtgtgacgtcgccgccgcagaactccctgcggtgggggataatgtgtgacggttataggtctgtcatgCCTATAGTGGGCGATTCTGccccctccactctcatacgtagcgctataaaacgcgggtgctcgcggtggatttgattcagtcgtcctgatttcatccattcattttttcaacatggagagcaacaaacaaaagggattcagtgatgctgaacagcatgtggtcttgtctcaagttatatctttgaatagatcagagacaaaacaaattcgtgtcggcttaaaagttacgtgtttcggtcaattcgtcccggttgtgcaatttatgggcgtacgcccgaaacgcgccatattgtcaatgacacgagaagaatggaccctttttttcaacgatttgaatgctgtaaccgattactttgaccctcagaagttccacccaaagatcaaccacaatctacctgcaaaggaatttggggccataaacgtgaaattccaccgcagttttgaaaatccctgcgtgacctttgttcgcaatgatgatgcaaatcagactcccataatgatgatgggacagagcatcattacattgaaaaacaaggctgcatggattaatcagtggctggatttcttggagacattgcctctcaaggaatataaggaatcgcttgtacaatcaattaaaggaattgctatgaattatatggattataatagaatgcctgccacggaggatcttcatcatcgcatacgcgtaaatttcgaggaaatttatctcttggctcgcgatgatcttcgacgtacaataccccacgaaaatcttggttatttgtatcaattatttggagaattattccataattgttacaattatttggataaattcgcgggaggggcttacagaatgccctcatattgaaaaaccatacacatatgattttatgtacctcatttgtaaaatggaacctacgattttatgaaatataaaaaaagataaaatttaaaccctatgtttaattatttattacaaaaaccctcaacatcttttcaggtataaaaaagacggaaggcaaaaaacatttttgatctttaaataaaaaaaaaaccttttaaaagGAAACAAGATGcactaaaagagagagaaaaacatagtcaaaaaaaaaaggagacatcgttgagaatttttccaacggtcttccatagaaagggaaaatttattgccctaaaaacctgtaaaaaaaatcatccatttactgcgccattcatgccagggcattgcgcaatcctccatctaaaaaaaaaaaaaataatgggcccagtttcccttaacacgtgaacgacattccattgcataacaatggaatgctttcaggcgttttgggacctgcccgcattccttcgtcacccacccaccacccacttcctgtcgaacaatgagggggccctagagcggcgacgtcctcctcaaaggacaatggggaaaacgtgttcggacacgtctggaaaaagggggaaggggggcgattcctggaagaaaattcgccaatcgtgcccacttactactcacaatgcattgaaacgtggacttggccatctgtttcaaaaattatttttgattttgatgAGATCATTTCTACTTCGTATGACTTGGAATATTTGACGTTAATCAATATATTTGTGTTTTAGTTTTTACCATACGTAGGATAACTTGAGGCAGCAGTCGATCACCACTGGAAGATCGGTTTACCGTGCGCTGTGAATATCTTATTGTTGGTAACCTGCCGATAACTCGGGCAGTCGGTACCTGTCGATAACTCGCGCAGTAAGTAACCAGCTACTGATTTATTCATGACCCTCTGCTATGGTAACTCttttccttgaattttccCACTGTTTtacttaaaataataattctacaatataaattagtagataatatttattttagcaTCATCGCCAATGGgaattctttaattatttaatatttagtaCTTTATATGATTTGTGACCTTGGCCGGGGAATTAAATGTATTAATTCCCGGTGAAGACACGATGTTGAGGGGATAAATGGGTAATTTACGAATTCAATAATCTTATTCAAGAATTTACTGGGGGAGTGACCTCAAATGATAATGGGGGGGAGGTGAATAATTACTGGGGTCGGATATGATAGAGAAATACCGTATTGTAACGTGGTGGATTTTTACTCATATAATAATGGACCAGTTAACCCGCCCTTTTCCTTTGATCGTCCAAAAACGGAACAAATGCTCTGAAGGGCGCCAGTTGTTCGTTGTCTCAACGGGAACAACAAACCGAAAAACGTACTCGAAGCGGATAACTCACGGCAACGAACTAAAATTCCAACTAAAACGTAAACTCAATAACTTAAAGCTAAAAGATCAAAGGAAAGGTGGTATTTGCTCACGCTGCTCAGGAtgtaggttgtggagagaggggtggttcGGGGTGTGCTGGTCACTGGGCTATTAATCCtataaattcaaaactcaACACATATCCCACATTTCTTTACAGAATTATATTCTTTAACTTTCGATAATAATAactcaaaatacaaatttctaCAATATTCCAAATACTAATAATGACACAGATATAaacccaataatttttgtgagagagagagagaggtctTATAAATTACTCAagattccatttattttaaggAACGTAATCGTATCGTCGCAGAGAGAAATTCAACTATGTTGATCCATCTAATccattacaataaattttatcaaaaccaaataaaatagaagaaaatataCGATCCCAATATCGGGCtaaatattatcaatttacCCGAAAACCTAACAGTCCATAATTTCGAACTCATTACTAATACTCGATACATTCAATAAATCCGAATTATAATATTCAAGGCGTCATAAACgcaattaataacaaaaattcctAACGTAACATAATCTATAAAACAAACGGACTCCGAGAGCATAACACATAGCAGCTAAAACGACGGACGCGGGATATACATTATACGGAGGCGCGACCTTGGCAAGAGAAAACACGCGGGAGATTCTCGCGGAGGCGCGTAACGTAAACAAACGTAAACTCGTACTCGAAACGACGAATCGTTAGACACTTTTTATTAGCGAAGTGTAATCGCAATGGCCTAAGGCACAATAATAGAAAAGAGAACAAATCCCTAGGTGATAAACGCAAACACAACTTTCCAGAAAAATAGCTGTAAAGGCAATAATCTACAAATAATCCACACGACTATCACGTATCCAATTTCAGATTttggattataaaataaactaaaagggccaaaggcacaaaaatggaataaatccaTAGGCGATAAACGCAGACACAATATTTCATATAAGTATCGGTAAAAGGCAAAACTTGCAAAttcttccaaattaatttggaatataTGGATAATCCATCACGAAGCGTAATTttggaatatataaaataaaccaaaaggcACAAATGTGCAAAAGAACTCGAGATTTCGAGAAGGCAGTAAcgtaaaatcaaatattttggCGACTAGCGCAAAGTATTTCCTCAATACGAGAACATTCTCCCAAATTCCACAACAGGTGTGACCTCCTCAAGGTCATGAGTATTGCGTCATCCTGGCATGGCTTCCAATTGCTAGGCAATTGTTAAGCAATATAAAAGACGTTAAACGTAAAAGATGTAACTGCATGGTTTTGGCGTTATTTAGGCTCTACCGCACAGAGCAATAATCTCAATGAATTAACCAGA
The DNA window shown above is from Diachasmimorpha longicaudata isolate KC_UGA_2023 chromosome 7, iyDiaLong2, whole genome shotgun sequence and carries:
- the LOC135164390 gene encoding uncharacterized protein LOC135164390 isoform X1, with amino-acid sequence MKGKGRRRRLDLMMQAIRRERGYLRAANEWLRWEDTEGETLDGENIFAIQDLHDRAAKWLADSEDEAYLCGARWEGGVGPDTPRAHWIRALRREARELEAEGEQVLTLYDVEDACARRVLFGDEPAQPDLTQEDWSLEQWD
- the LOC135164390 gene encoding uncharacterized protein LOC135164390 isoform X2, which produces MQAIRRERGYLRAANEWLRWEDTEGETLDGENIFAIQDLHDRAAKWLADSEDEAYLCGARWEGGVGPDTPRAHWIRALRREARELEAEGEQVLTLYDVEDACARRVLFGDEPAQPDLTQEDWSLEQWD
- the LOC135164389 gene encoding uncharacterized protein LOC135164389, whose product is MTSSQMNSSPKSSYQSGYQPGTFKPKKSKYGGNKANQNGIKIISDRVVQYNSDEKRSIEKIVKKVKLQRREISKTAPVINIDFDLQTVEKMKKKNSTRRLGHKSAGSTQSGSKILKVNNKKTSEIVQVSPEEKKLWINMLEQDLDLFNQVNYIEKKKDLKKIQAREKRSKLAEKKKADFIAREKRRELAKEKQRQFRARESENNRSKDNTSKDIIPEPMMELDSSIEIIPSTPSVINLILEREGEDAQHGSLNFAASTPTKPRKTIEEIEAVLVALGANLEQRNREDDYEGRWAPTQRQKELDQIAMQLDQSGDDDDEGLVIQSLDFTPLSPSNRSA